Proteins found in one Ovis canadensis isolate MfBH-ARS-UI-01 breed Bighorn chromosome 20, ARS-UI_OviCan_v2, whole genome shotgun sequence genomic segment:
- the BAG6 gene encoding large proline-rich protein BAG6 isoform X2 yields the protein MEPSDSTSTSMEDPDSLEVLVKTLDSQTRTFIVGAQMNVKEFKEHIAASVSIPSEKQRLIYQGRVLQDDKKLQEYNVGGKVIHLVERAPPQTQLPSGASSGTGSTSATHGGGPTPGTRGPGASVHDRNANSYVMVGTFNLPSDGSAVDVHINMEQAPIQSEPRVRLVMAQHMIRDIQTLLSRMECRGGAQAQHSQPPPQTPTVAPEPVALTSQTSEPVESEVPPREPMEAEEVEERAPAQSPELTPSGPTPAGPASAPETNAPNHPSPAEYVEVLQELQRLESRLQPFLQRYYEVLGAAATTDYNNNQEGREEDQRLINLVGESLRLLGNTFVALSDLRCNLACAPPRHLHVVRPMSHYTTPMVLQQAAIPIQINVGTTVTMTGNGTRLPPTPGAEAPPAGAGQASSLAPSSTAVESSNEGASPPGPAPPPTTSHPRVIRISHQSVEPVVMMHMNIQDSGTQPGGVPSAPTGPLGPPGHGQTLGSTLIQLPSLPPEFMHAVAHQITHEAMVAAVASAATGQQVPGFPTAPTRLVIARPTPPQARPSHPGGPPVSGALPGAGLGTNASLAQMVSGLVGQLLMQPVLVAQGTPGMAPSPAPATASASSGTTNTATTAGPAPGGPAQPQPPQASASDLQFSQLLGNLLGPAGPGTGGPGVASPTITVAMPGVPAFLQGMTDFLQATQTAAPPPPPPPPPPPPPAPEQQTAPPPGSPSGGSGSPGSVGPESLPLEFFTSVVQGVLSSLLGSLGARAGSSESIAAFIQRLSGSSNIFEPGADGALGFFGALLSLLCQNFSMVDVVMLLHGHFQPLQRLQPQLRSFFHQHYLGGQEPTPGNIRTATHALITGLEEYVRESFSLVQVQPGVDIIRTNLEFLQEQFNSIAAHVMHCTDSGFGARLLELCNQGLFECLALNLHCLGGQQMELAAVINGRIRRMSRGVNPSLVSWLTTMMGLRLQVVLEHMPVGPDAILRYVRRVGDPPQVRGPSWAMGLGDLEPERSERAFRGGLLLCPLSQTLPEEPMEVQGSERSSPEPQRENASPAPGTTAEEAMSRGPPPAPEGGSRDEQDGASAETEPWAAAVPPEWVPIIQQDIQSQRKVKPQPPLSDAYLSGMPAKRRKTMQGEGPQLLLSEAVSRAAKAAGARPLTSPESLSRDLEAPEVQESYRQQLRADIQKRLQEDPNYSPQRFPNAHRAFADDP from the exons ATGGAGCCCAGTGATAGTACCAGTACCAGTATGGAGGATCCTGACAGCCTGGAGGTGCTGGTGAAGACCCTGGACTCTCAGACCCGGACCTTTATTGTGGGGGCCCAG ATGAACGTAAAGGAGTTTAAGGAACATATTGCTGCTTCTGTTAGCATCCCGTCTGAGAAACAACGGCTTATCTACCAGGGACGAGTTCTGCAGGATGATAAGAAGCTCCAAGAATACA ATGTTGGGGGAAAGGTTATTCACCTTGTGGAACGGGCTCCTCCTCAGACTCAGCTCCCTTCTGGAGCATCTTCTGGAACAGGGTCCACCTCAGCCACCCATGGTGGGGGACCCACGCCTGGTACTCGGGGGCCTGGGGCCTCTGTTCATGACCGGAATGCCAACAGCTATGTCATGGTTGGAACCTTCAATCTTCCC AGTGACGGCTCTGCTGTGGATGTTCACATCAACATGGAACAGGCCCCAATTCAG AGTGAGCCCCGAGTACGGCTGGTGATGGCTCAGCATATGATCAGGGATATACAGACCTTACTCTCCCGGATGGAG TGCCGAGGGGGTGCCCAAGCCCAGCACAGTCAGCCGCCACCCCAGACACCAACGGTGGCCCCAGAGCCGGTGGCCTTGACCTCCCAAACGTCAGAACCGGTTGAAAGTGAAGTGCCTCCTCGGGAGCCCATGGAGGCGGAAGAAGTGGAGGAGCGTGCCCCTGCCCAGAGCCCGGAGCTCACCCCTTCTGGCCCAACCCCAGCGGGCCCAGCATCTGCCCCAGAGACAAATGCACCCAA CCACCCTTCGCCTGCGGAGTACGTCGAGGTGCTTCAGGAGCTGCAGCGGCTTGAGAGCCGCCTCCAGCCCTTCCTGCAGCGCTACTATGAGGTTTTGGGTGCTGCTGCCACCACAGACTACAACAACAAT CAAGAGGGCCGTGAGGAGGATCAGCGCTTGATCAACTTGGTGGGGGAGAGCCTGCGGCTGCTGGGCAACACCTTCGTGGCACTGTCTGACCTGCGTTGCAATCTGGCCTGTGCGCCCCCTCGTCATCTGCACGTGGTCCGGCCCATGTCTCACTACACCACCCCCATGGTGCTCCAGCAGGCGGCCATCCCCATCCAG ATCAACGTGGGGACCACTGTGACCATGACGGGGAACGGGACACGGCTCCCCCCGACTCCAGGTGCGGAGGCACCTCCCGCTGGTGCTGGGCAGGCCTCGTCCCTGGCCCCTTCTTCTACCGCCGTGGAGTCTTCGAATGAGGGGGCTTCCCCGCCGGGACCAGCTCCCCCACCGACCACCAGCCACCCGAGGGTCATCCGGATTTCCCATCAGAGTGTGGAACCCGTGGTCATGATGCACATGAACATCCAAG ATTCTGGCACACAGCCTGGTGGAGTTCCGAGTGCTCCCACTGGCCCCCTAGGACCCCCTGGTCATGGCCAGACCCTGG GCTCCACCCTCATCCagctgccctccctgccccctgagTTCATGCACGCCGTCGCCCACCAGATCACTCATGAGGCCATGGTGGCAGCTGTTGCCTCCGCGGCCACAG GACAGCAGGTGCCAGGCTTCCCGACAGCTCCCACCCGGCTGGTGATTGCCCGGCCCACGCCTCCACAGGCTCGGCCTTCCCATCCTGGGGGGCCCCCGGTCTCGGGGGCTCTG CCGGGTGCTGGTTTGGGTACCAACGCCTCTTTAGCCCAGATGGTGAGCGGCCTCGTGGGGCAGCTTCTTATGCAGCCTGTCCTTGTGG CTCAGGGGACCCCAGGAATGGCTCCATCTCCAGCCCCTGCGACTGCGTCAGCTAGTTCTGGCACCACCAACACGGCTACCACAGCTGGCCCTGCCCCAGGGGGGCCCGcccagcctcagcctcctcaAGCCTCCGCCTCTGATCTTCAGTTCTCTCAGCTCCTGGGGAACCTGCTGGGGCCTGCTGGGCCGGGAACTGGAGGGCCTGGTGTGGCTTCTCCCACCATTACTGTGGCGATGCCTGGTGTACccgcctttctccagggcatgacGGACTTCTTGCAG GCAACACAGACAGCTGCTCCCCCTCCtccgccgcccccacccccaccgccccctcCAGCCCCAGAGCAGCAGACAGCACCCCCACCGGGGTCCCCTTCTGGTGGCAGTGGGAGTCCTGGCAGCGTGGGTCCTGAGAGCCTGCCATTGGAGTTCTTCACCTCAGTGGTGCAGGGTGTGCTGAGCTCGCTGCTGGGCTCCCTGGGGGCCCGGGCTGGCAGCAGTGAGAGCATCGCTGCTTTCATACAGCGCCTCAGTGGGTCCAGCAACATCTTTGAGCCTGGGGCTGATGGGGCTCTCG GCTTCTTCGGGGCCCTGCTCTCTCTTCTATGCCAGAACTTTTCCATGGTGGATGTGGTGATGCTGCTCCACGGGCATTTCCAGCCCCTGCAGCGGCTCCAGCCCCAGCTGCGATCTTTCTTCCACCAGCACTACCTGGGTGGCCAGGAGCCCACACCTGGTAACATCCGG ACGGCAACCCACGCGTTGATCACGGGGCTTGAAGAGTATGTGCGGGAGAGTTTT TCTCTGGTGCAAGTTCAGCCAGGTGTGGACATCATCCGAACAAACCTGGAATTTCTCCAAGAGCAATTTAATAGCATTGCTGCTCATGTGATGCACTGCACAG ACAGTGGATTTGGGGCCCGATTGCTGGAGCTGTGTAACCAGGGCCTGTTTGAATGCTTGGCTCTGAACCTGCACTGCTTGGGGGGACAGCAGATGGAGCTTGCTGCTGTCATCAATGGCCGAATT CGTCGCATGTCTCGTGGAGTGAATCCGTCCTTGGTGAGCTGGCTGACCACTATGATGGGACTGAGGCTGCAGGTGGTACTGGAACACATGCCTGTAGGCCCTGATGCCATTCTCAGATACGTTCGCAGGGTTGGGGATCCTCCTCAGGTAAGAGGGCCCTCTTGGGCTATGGGCTTAGGGGACTTGGAACCAGAGAGATCTGAGAGGGCCTTTCGTGGTGGTCTCCTTCTCTGCCCCCTTTCACAGACACTTCCTGAGGAGCCAATGGAAGTTCAGGGATCAGAGAGATCTTCCCCTGAGCCTCAG CGGGAAAATGCTTCCCCGGCCCCTGGAACAACAGCAGAAGAGGCCATGTCCCGAGGCCCACCTCCTGCTCCTGAAGGGGGCTCCCGAGACGAACAGGATGGAGCTTCCGCTGAGACAGAACCTTGGGCAGCTGCAGTCCCCCCA GAATGGGTCCCTATTATCCAGCAGGACATTCAGAGCCAGCGGAAAGTGAAACCGCAGCCTCCCCTGAGCGATGCCTACCTCAGTGGTATGCCTGCCAAGAGACGCAAG ACGATGCAGGGTGAGGGCCCCCAGCTGCTTCTCTCAGAGGCCGTGAGCCGGGCAGCTAAGGCAGCCGGAGCTCGGCCCCTGACGAGCCCCGAGAGCCTGAGCCGGGACCTGGAGGCACCAGAGGTTCAGGAGAGCTACAGGCAGCAG ctCCGGGCTGACATACAAAAGCGACTGCAGGAAGACCCCAACTACAGCCCCCAGCGCTTCCCGAATGCCCACAGGGCCTTTGCTGACGATCCCTAG
- the BAG6 gene encoding large proline-rich protein BAG6 isoform X4 gives MEPSDSTSTSMEDPDSLEVLVKTLDSQTRTFIVGAQMNVKEFKEHIAASVSIPSEKQRLIYQGRVLQDDKKLQEYNVGGKVIHLVERAPPQTQLPSGASSGTGSTSATHGGGPTPGTRGPGASVHDRNANSYVMVGTFNLPSDGSAVDVHINMEQAPIQSEPRVRLVMAQHMIRDIQTLLSRMECRGGAQAQHSQPPPQTPTVAPEPVALTSQTSEPVESEVPPREPMEAEEVEERAPAQSPELTPSGPTPAGPASAPETNAPNHPSPAEYVEVLQELQRLESRLQPFLQRYYEVLGAAATTDYNNNQEGREEDQRLINLVGESLRLLGNTFVALSDLRCNLACAPPRHLHVVRPMSHYTTPMVLQQAAIPIQINVGTTVTMTGNGTRLPPTPGAEAPPAGAGQASSLAPSSTAVESSNEGASPPGPAPPPTTSHPRVIRISHQSVEPVVMMHMNIQDSGTQPGGVPSAPTGPLGPPGHGQTLGSTLIQLPSLPPEFMHAVAHQITHEAMVAAVASAATGQQVPGFPTAPTRLVIARPTPPQARPSHPGGPPVSGALPGAGLGTNASLAQMVSGLVGQLLMQPVLVAQGTPGMAPSPAPATASASSGTTNTATTAGPAPGGPAQPQPPQASASDLQFSQLLGNLLGPAGPGTGGPGVASPTITVAMPGVPAFLQGMTDFLQATQTAAPPPPPPPPPPPPPAPEQQTAPPPGSPSGGSGSPGSVGPESLPLEFFTSVVQGVLSSLLGSLGARAGSSESIAAFIQRLSGSSNIFEPGADGALGFFGALLSLLCQNFSMVDVVMLLHGHFQPLQRLQPQLRSFFHQHYLGGQEPTPGNIRTATHALITGLEEYVRESFSLVQVQPGVDIIRTNLEFLQEQFNSIAAHVMHCTDSGFGARLLELCNQGLFECLALNLHCLGGQQMELAAVINGRIRRMSRGVNPSLVSWLTTMMGLRLQVVLEHMPVGPDAILRYVRRVGDPPQTLPEEPMEVQGSERSSPEPQRENASPAPGTTAEEAMSRGPPPAPEGGSRDEQDGASAETEPWAAAVPPEWVPIIQQDIQSQRKVKPQPPLSDAYLSGMPAKRRKTMQGEGPQLLLSEAVSRAAKAAGARPLTSPESLSRDLEAPEVQESYRQQLRADIQKRLQEDPNYSPQRFPNAHRAFADDP, from the exons ATGGAGCCCAGTGATAGTACCAGTACCAGTATGGAGGATCCTGACAGCCTGGAGGTGCTGGTGAAGACCCTGGACTCTCAGACCCGGACCTTTATTGTGGGGGCCCAG ATGAACGTAAAGGAGTTTAAGGAACATATTGCTGCTTCTGTTAGCATCCCGTCTGAGAAACAACGGCTTATCTACCAGGGACGAGTTCTGCAGGATGATAAGAAGCTCCAAGAATACA ATGTTGGGGGAAAGGTTATTCACCTTGTGGAACGGGCTCCTCCTCAGACTCAGCTCCCTTCTGGAGCATCTTCTGGAACAGGGTCCACCTCAGCCACCCATGGTGGGGGACCCACGCCTGGTACTCGGGGGCCTGGGGCCTCTGTTCATGACCGGAATGCCAACAGCTATGTCATGGTTGGAACCTTCAATCTTCCC AGTGACGGCTCTGCTGTGGATGTTCACATCAACATGGAACAGGCCCCAATTCAG AGTGAGCCCCGAGTACGGCTGGTGATGGCTCAGCATATGATCAGGGATATACAGACCTTACTCTCCCGGATGGAG TGCCGAGGGGGTGCCCAAGCCCAGCACAGTCAGCCGCCACCCCAGACACCAACGGTGGCCCCAGAGCCGGTGGCCTTGACCTCCCAAACGTCAGAACCGGTTGAAAGTGAAGTGCCTCCTCGGGAGCCCATGGAGGCGGAAGAAGTGGAGGAGCGTGCCCCTGCCCAGAGCCCGGAGCTCACCCCTTCTGGCCCAACCCCAGCGGGCCCAGCATCTGCCCCAGAGACAAATGCACCCAA CCACCCTTCGCCTGCGGAGTACGTCGAGGTGCTTCAGGAGCTGCAGCGGCTTGAGAGCCGCCTCCAGCCCTTCCTGCAGCGCTACTATGAGGTTTTGGGTGCTGCTGCCACCACAGACTACAACAACAAT CAAGAGGGCCGTGAGGAGGATCAGCGCTTGATCAACTTGGTGGGGGAGAGCCTGCGGCTGCTGGGCAACACCTTCGTGGCACTGTCTGACCTGCGTTGCAATCTGGCCTGTGCGCCCCCTCGTCATCTGCACGTGGTCCGGCCCATGTCTCACTACACCACCCCCATGGTGCTCCAGCAGGCGGCCATCCCCATCCAG ATCAACGTGGGGACCACTGTGACCATGACGGGGAACGGGACACGGCTCCCCCCGACTCCAGGTGCGGAGGCACCTCCCGCTGGTGCTGGGCAGGCCTCGTCCCTGGCCCCTTCTTCTACCGCCGTGGAGTCTTCGAATGAGGGGGCTTCCCCGCCGGGACCAGCTCCCCCACCGACCACCAGCCACCCGAGGGTCATCCGGATTTCCCATCAGAGTGTGGAACCCGTGGTCATGATGCACATGAACATCCAAG ATTCTGGCACACAGCCTGGTGGAGTTCCGAGTGCTCCCACTGGCCCCCTAGGACCCCCTGGTCATGGCCAGACCCTGG GCTCCACCCTCATCCagctgccctccctgccccctgagTTCATGCACGCCGTCGCCCACCAGATCACTCATGAGGCCATGGTGGCAGCTGTTGCCTCCGCGGCCACAG GACAGCAGGTGCCAGGCTTCCCGACAGCTCCCACCCGGCTGGTGATTGCCCGGCCCACGCCTCCACAGGCTCGGCCTTCCCATCCTGGGGGGCCCCCGGTCTCGGGGGCTCTG CCGGGTGCTGGTTTGGGTACCAACGCCTCTTTAGCCCAGATGGTGAGCGGCCTCGTGGGGCAGCTTCTTATGCAGCCTGTCCTTGTGG CTCAGGGGACCCCAGGAATGGCTCCATCTCCAGCCCCTGCGACTGCGTCAGCTAGTTCTGGCACCACCAACACGGCTACCACAGCTGGCCCTGCCCCAGGGGGGCCCGcccagcctcagcctcctcaAGCCTCCGCCTCTGATCTTCAGTTCTCTCAGCTCCTGGGGAACCTGCTGGGGCCTGCTGGGCCGGGAACTGGAGGGCCTGGTGTGGCTTCTCCCACCATTACTGTGGCGATGCCTGGTGTACccgcctttctccagggcatgacGGACTTCTTGCAG GCAACACAGACAGCTGCTCCCCCTCCtccgccgcccccacccccaccgccccctcCAGCCCCAGAGCAGCAGACAGCACCCCCACCGGGGTCCCCTTCTGGTGGCAGTGGGAGTCCTGGCAGCGTGGGTCCTGAGAGCCTGCCATTGGAGTTCTTCACCTCAGTGGTGCAGGGTGTGCTGAGCTCGCTGCTGGGCTCCCTGGGGGCCCGGGCTGGCAGCAGTGAGAGCATCGCTGCTTTCATACAGCGCCTCAGTGGGTCCAGCAACATCTTTGAGCCTGGGGCTGATGGGGCTCTCG GCTTCTTCGGGGCCCTGCTCTCTCTTCTATGCCAGAACTTTTCCATGGTGGATGTGGTGATGCTGCTCCACGGGCATTTCCAGCCCCTGCAGCGGCTCCAGCCCCAGCTGCGATCTTTCTTCCACCAGCACTACCTGGGTGGCCAGGAGCCCACACCTGGTAACATCCGG ACGGCAACCCACGCGTTGATCACGGGGCTTGAAGAGTATGTGCGGGAGAGTTTT TCTCTGGTGCAAGTTCAGCCAGGTGTGGACATCATCCGAACAAACCTGGAATTTCTCCAAGAGCAATTTAATAGCATTGCTGCTCATGTGATGCACTGCACAG ACAGTGGATTTGGGGCCCGATTGCTGGAGCTGTGTAACCAGGGCCTGTTTGAATGCTTGGCTCTGAACCTGCACTGCTTGGGGGGACAGCAGATGGAGCTTGCTGCTGTCATCAATGGCCGAATT CGTCGCATGTCTCGTGGAGTGAATCCGTCCTTGGTGAGCTGGCTGACCACTATGATGGGACTGAGGCTGCAGGTGGTACTGGAACACATGCCTGTAGGCCCTGATGCCATTCTCAGATACGTTCGCAGGGTTGGGGATCCTCCTCAG ACACTTCCTGAGGAGCCAATGGAAGTTCAGGGATCAGAGAGATCTTCCCCTGAGCCTCAG CGGGAAAATGCTTCCCCGGCCCCTGGAACAACAGCAGAAGAGGCCATGTCCCGAGGCCCACCTCCTGCTCCTGAAGGGGGCTCCCGAGACGAACAGGATGGAGCTTCCGCTGAGACAGAACCTTGGGCAGCTGCAGTCCCCCCA GAATGGGTCCCTATTATCCAGCAGGACATTCAGAGCCAGCGGAAAGTGAAACCGCAGCCTCCCCTGAGCGATGCCTACCTCAGTGGTATGCCTGCCAAGAGACGCAAG ACGATGCAGGGTGAGGGCCCCCAGCTGCTTCTCTCAGAGGCCGTGAGCCGGGCAGCTAAGGCAGCCGGAGCTCGGCCCCTGACGAGCCCCGAGAGCCTGAGCCGGGACCTGGAGGCACCAGAGGTTCAGGAGAGCTACAGGCAGCAG ctCCGGGCTGACATACAAAAGCGACTGCAGGAAGACCCCAACTACAGCCCCCAGCGCTTCCCGAATGCCCACAGGGCCTTTGCTGACGATCCCTAG
- the BAG6 gene encoding large proline-rich protein BAG6 isoform X7 encodes MEPSDSTSTSMEDPDSLEVLVKTLDSQTRTFIVGAQMNVKEFKEHIAASVSIPSEKQRLIYQGRVLQDDKKLQEYNVGGKVIHLVERAPPQTQLPSGASSGTGSTSATHGGGPTPGTRGPGASVHDRNANSYVMVGTFNLPSEPRVRLVMAQHMIRDIQTLLSRMECRGGAQAQHSQPPPQTPTVAPEPVALTSQTSEPVESEVPPREPMEAEEVEERAPAQSPELTPSGPTPAGPASAPETNAPNHPSPAEYVEVLQELQRLESRLQPFLQRYYEVLGAAATTDYNNNQEGREEDQRLINLVGESLRLLGNTFVALSDLRCNLACAPPRHLHVVRPMSHYTTPMVLQQAAIPIQINVGTTVTMTGNGTRLPPTPGAEAPPAGAGQASSLAPSSTAVESSNEGASPPGPAPPPTTSHPRVIRISHQSVEPVVMMHMNIQDSGTQPGGVPSAPTGPLGPPGHGQTLGQQVPGFPTAPTRLVIARPTPPQARPSHPGGPPVSGALPGAGLGTNASLAQMVSGLVGQLLMQPVLVAQGTPGMAPSPAPATASASSGTTNTATTAGPAPGGPAQPQPPQASASDLQFSQLLGNLLGPAGPGTGGPGVASPTITVAMPGVPAFLQGMTDFLQATQTAAPPPPPPPPPPPPPAPEQQTAPPPGSPSGGSGSPGSVGPESLPLEFFTSVVQGVLSSLLGSLGARAGSSESIAAFIQRLSGSSNIFEPGADGALGFFGALLSLLCQNFSMVDVVMLLHGHFQPLQRLQPQLRSFFHQHYLGGQEPTPGNIRTATHALITGLEEYVRESFSLVQVQPGVDIIRTNLEFLQEQFNSIAAHVMHCTDSGFGARLLELCNQGLFECLALNLHCLGGQQMELAAVINGRIRRMSRGVNPSLVSWLTTMMGLRLQVVLEHMPVGPDAILRYVRRVGDPPQVRGPSWAMGLGDLEPERSERAFRGGLLLCPLSQTLPEEPMEVQGSERSSPEPQRENASPAPGTTAEEAMSRGPPPAPEGGSRDEQDGASAETEPWAAAVPPEWVPIIQQDIQSQRKVKPQPPLSDAYLSGMPAKRRKTMQGEGPQLLLSEAVSRAAKAAGARPLTSPESLSRDLEAPEVQESYRQQLRADIQKRLQEDPNYSPQRFPNAHRAFADDP; translated from the exons ATGGAGCCCAGTGATAGTACCAGTACCAGTATGGAGGATCCTGACAGCCTGGAGGTGCTGGTGAAGACCCTGGACTCTCAGACCCGGACCTTTATTGTGGGGGCCCAG ATGAACGTAAAGGAGTTTAAGGAACATATTGCTGCTTCTGTTAGCATCCCGTCTGAGAAACAACGGCTTATCTACCAGGGACGAGTTCTGCAGGATGATAAGAAGCTCCAAGAATACA ATGTTGGGGGAAAGGTTATTCACCTTGTGGAACGGGCTCCTCCTCAGACTCAGCTCCCTTCTGGAGCATCTTCTGGAACAGGGTCCACCTCAGCCACCCATGGTGGGGGACCCACGCCTGGTACTCGGGGGCCTGGGGCCTCTGTTCATGACCGGAATGCCAACAGCTATGTCATGGTTGGAACCTTCAATCTTCCC AGTGAGCCCCGAGTACGGCTGGTGATGGCTCAGCATATGATCAGGGATATACAGACCTTACTCTCCCGGATGGAG TGCCGAGGGGGTGCCCAAGCCCAGCACAGTCAGCCGCCACCCCAGACACCAACGGTGGCCCCAGAGCCGGTGGCCTTGACCTCCCAAACGTCAGAACCGGTTGAAAGTGAAGTGCCTCCTCGGGAGCCCATGGAGGCGGAAGAAGTGGAGGAGCGTGCCCCTGCCCAGAGCCCGGAGCTCACCCCTTCTGGCCCAACCCCAGCGGGCCCAGCATCTGCCCCAGAGACAAATGCACCCAA CCACCCTTCGCCTGCGGAGTACGTCGAGGTGCTTCAGGAGCTGCAGCGGCTTGAGAGCCGCCTCCAGCCCTTCCTGCAGCGCTACTATGAGGTTTTGGGTGCTGCTGCCACCACAGACTACAACAACAAT CAAGAGGGCCGTGAGGAGGATCAGCGCTTGATCAACTTGGTGGGGGAGAGCCTGCGGCTGCTGGGCAACACCTTCGTGGCACTGTCTGACCTGCGTTGCAATCTGGCCTGTGCGCCCCCTCGTCATCTGCACGTGGTCCGGCCCATGTCTCACTACACCACCCCCATGGTGCTCCAGCAGGCGGCCATCCCCATCCAG ATCAACGTGGGGACCACTGTGACCATGACGGGGAACGGGACACGGCTCCCCCCGACTCCAGGTGCGGAGGCACCTCCCGCTGGTGCTGGGCAGGCCTCGTCCCTGGCCCCTTCTTCTACCGCCGTGGAGTCTTCGAATGAGGGGGCTTCCCCGCCGGGACCAGCTCCCCCACCGACCACCAGCCACCCGAGGGTCATCCGGATTTCCCATCAGAGTGTGGAACCCGTGGTCATGATGCACATGAACATCCAAG ATTCTGGCACACAGCCTGGTGGAGTTCCGAGTGCTCCCACTGGCCCCCTAGGACCCCCTGGTCATGGCCAGACCCTGG GACAGCAGGTGCCAGGCTTCCCGACAGCTCCCACCCGGCTGGTGATTGCCCGGCCCACGCCTCCACAGGCTCGGCCTTCCCATCCTGGGGGGCCCCCGGTCTCGGGGGCTCTG CCGGGTGCTGGTTTGGGTACCAACGCCTCTTTAGCCCAGATGGTGAGCGGCCTCGTGGGGCAGCTTCTTATGCAGCCTGTCCTTGTGG CTCAGGGGACCCCAGGAATGGCTCCATCTCCAGCCCCTGCGACTGCGTCAGCTAGTTCTGGCACCACCAACACGGCTACCACAGCTGGCCCTGCCCCAGGGGGGCCCGcccagcctcagcctcctcaAGCCTCCGCCTCTGATCTTCAGTTCTCTCAGCTCCTGGGGAACCTGCTGGGGCCTGCTGGGCCGGGAACTGGAGGGCCTGGTGTGGCTTCTCCCACCATTACTGTGGCGATGCCTGGTGTACccgcctttctccagggcatgacGGACTTCTTGCAG GCAACACAGACAGCTGCTCCCCCTCCtccgccgcccccacccccaccgccccctcCAGCCCCAGAGCAGCAGACAGCACCCCCACCGGGGTCCCCTTCTGGTGGCAGTGGGAGTCCTGGCAGCGTGGGTCCTGAGAGCCTGCCATTGGAGTTCTTCACCTCAGTGGTGCAGGGTGTGCTGAGCTCGCTGCTGGGCTCCCTGGGGGCCCGGGCTGGCAGCAGTGAGAGCATCGCTGCTTTCATACAGCGCCTCAGTGGGTCCAGCAACATCTTTGAGCCTGGGGCTGATGGGGCTCTCG GCTTCTTCGGGGCCCTGCTCTCTCTTCTATGCCAGAACTTTTCCATGGTGGATGTGGTGATGCTGCTCCACGGGCATTTCCAGCCCCTGCAGCGGCTCCAGCCCCAGCTGCGATCTTTCTTCCACCAGCACTACCTGGGTGGCCAGGAGCCCACACCTGGTAACATCCGG ACGGCAACCCACGCGTTGATCACGGGGCTTGAAGAGTATGTGCGGGAGAGTTTT TCTCTGGTGCAAGTTCAGCCAGGTGTGGACATCATCCGAACAAACCTGGAATTTCTCCAAGAGCAATTTAATAGCATTGCTGCTCATGTGATGCACTGCACAG ACAGTGGATTTGGGGCCCGATTGCTGGAGCTGTGTAACCAGGGCCTGTTTGAATGCTTGGCTCTGAACCTGCACTGCTTGGGGGGACAGCAGATGGAGCTTGCTGCTGTCATCAATGGCCGAATT CGTCGCATGTCTCGTGGAGTGAATCCGTCCTTGGTGAGCTGGCTGACCACTATGATGGGACTGAGGCTGCAGGTGGTACTGGAACACATGCCTGTAGGCCCTGATGCCATTCTCAGATACGTTCGCAGGGTTGGGGATCCTCCTCAGGTAAGAGGGCCCTCTTGGGCTATGGGCTTAGGGGACTTGGAACCAGAGAGATCTGAGAGGGCCTTTCGTGGTGGTCTCCTTCTCTGCCCCCTTTCACAGACACTTCCTGAGGAGCCAATGGAAGTTCAGGGATCAGAGAGATCTTCCCCTGAGCCTCAG CGGGAAAATGCTTCCCCGGCCCCTGGAACAACAGCAGAAGAGGCCATGTCCCGAGGCCCACCTCCTGCTCCTGAAGGGGGCTCCCGAGACGAACAGGATGGAGCTTCCGCTGAGACAGAACCTTGGGCAGCTGCAGTCCCCCCA GAATGGGTCCCTATTATCCAGCAGGACATTCAGAGCCAGCGGAAAGTGAAACCGCAGCCTCCCCTGAGCGATGCCTACCTCAGTGGTATGCCTGCCAAGAGACGCAAG ACGATGCAGGGTGAGGGCCCCCAGCTGCTTCTCTCAGAGGCCGTGAGCCGGGCAGCTAAGGCAGCCGGAGCTCGGCCCCTGACGAGCCCCGAGAGCCTGAGCCGGGACCTGGAGGCACCAGAGGTTCAGGAGAGCTACAGGCAGCAG ctCCGGGCTGACATACAAAAGCGACTGCAGGAAGACCCCAACTACAGCCCCCAGCGCTTCCCGAATGCCCACAGGGCCTTTGCTGACGATCCCTAG